One window of Marinomonas primoryensis genomic DNA carries:
- a CDS encoding RraA family protein has product MKDVFHNISTSTLGHLTDTGYLSDIKSQVPNQKMVGRIVTARIYPPDAGILREALIKAQAGDALAIECAVNDHYACWGELRNLAAQIKKLAGVIIAGNITDISALRSQPFPIFARGVSALTTRTRTNAQSGEINIPVTLSGVIVKPGDIAIGDDDGLFVFSENYANEVLKLAQIKERQDRVKRKELLSKLIPPSSKAV; this is encoded by the coding sequence ATGAAAGACGTATTTCACAACATTTCTACTTCGACATTGGGCCATTTAACGGACACTGGCTATTTGAGCGACATTAAATCACAAGTACCTAATCAAAAAATGGTAGGCCGCATTGTTACCGCTAGAATATACCCACCTGATGCAGGAATACTCAGAGAAGCGCTAATTAAAGCCCAAGCTGGAGATGCTCTTGCTATTGAGTGCGCAGTCAATGATCACTATGCCTGCTGGGGAGAGTTGAGAAATTTGGCAGCACAAATTAAAAAGCTTGCTGGTGTTATCATTGCCGGAAACATTACTGATATTTCGGCGCTACGATCCCAACCCTTTCCCATCTTTGCCCGAGGAGTGAGCGCACTCACCACCCGCACCAGAACAAATGCTCAAAGCGGAGAAATTAATATACCCGTTACTCTCTCAGGCGTGATTGTTAAACCAGGTGATATTGCCATTGGTGATGACGATGGGCTCTTCGTATTTTCTGAAAATTATGCAAATGAGGTTCTCAAATTAGCGCAAATAAAGGAAAGACAAGATCGAGTAAAGCGAAAAGAATTATTATCAAAGCTTATACCTCCCTCCTCTAAAGCAGTGTAA
- a CDS encoding FecCD family ABC transporter permease: MNKLLSVRHRFFSFSTPVRSLWSMLIIFVFFLSIILLSLCLGEEFIALPQVILALFGRGDQSSLFVVEILRLPRVLMAAMVGAALASSGLVLQSMIRNPLASPDIIGITGGASAAAVCFLSFFATAMGIVWLPIFAISGALLAALLIYVLAWNSGVTPMRLVLVGIGVSSAMGAVTTFVIAASPLSTSITAYIWLTGSVYGASWVEVKALLPWLLVSWPLALYLARRVNTQELGDQVATGLGISVQKLRLSLLFLSVVMAAPAIAYAGAVGFVGLIAPHIARRFVTRSFALLLPISALVGACLVMLADLCGRLLFQPLDIPAGVFVSAIGAPFFIYLLYRQRF, from the coding sequence GTGAATAAGTTGCTTAGTGTTCGTCATCGTTTTTTTTCGTTTTCGACCCCTGTTCGTTCTTTGTGGTCGATGCTCATTATCTTTGTCTTTTTTCTGTCGATTATTTTGCTTTCCCTGTGTTTAGGTGAGGAGTTTATTGCGTTGCCGCAGGTGATACTGGCGCTGTTTGGACGAGGTGATCAGAGTTCATTGTTTGTCGTCGAGATTTTGCGTTTGCCAAGAGTGTTGATGGCCGCCATGGTGGGCGCTGCTCTGGCATCGTCTGGATTGGTGCTGCAGTCTATGATACGAAACCCACTGGCATCACCAGATATCATAGGTATTACGGGCGGCGCTTCAGCCGCAGCGGTGTGTTTTTTATCTTTTTTCGCGACAGCAATGGGGATTGTCTGGTTGCCTATTTTCGCCATCTCTGGGGCTTTGTTGGCAGCGTTGTTAATTTATGTACTTGCTTGGAATAGTGGTGTAACACCAATGCGATTGGTGTTAGTTGGTATTGGTGTTTCCTCAGCGATGGGGGCGGTGACGACTTTTGTGATTGCAGCGAGTCCACTCTCTACCAGCATTACTGCTTATATCTGGCTAACAGGCAGTGTGTATGGTGCTAGTTGGGTTGAGGTAAAAGCCTTATTGCCGTGGTTGCTAGTCTCTTGGCCTTTGGCGTTGTATTTAGCGCGTCGGGTGAACACGCAAGAATTGGGGGATCAAGTTGCAACAGGGCTTGGTATATCGGTGCAAAAATTGCGTTTGTCGTTACTTTTTTTAAGTGTCGTGATGGCGGCACCAGCCATTGCTTATGCTGGCGCGGTGGGCTTTGTCGGCTTGATTGCCCCCCATATTGCTCGACGTTTTGTCACGCGGAGCTTTGCTCTTTTATTACCAATATCTGCATTGGTTGGTGCTTGCTTGGTTATGCTGGCAGATCTTTGTGGTCGCTTGTTATTCCAACCTTTGGATATTCCCGCTGGTGTGTTTGTGTCTGCGATCGGTGCGCCATTTTTTATTTATTTACTCTATCGACAGCGCTTTTAA
- a CDS encoding TonB-dependent receptor, translated as MSPRINYTATFLLPFTLGTSQIAFADVNTNSVDLDPLIIQTSRTNTKQEDSPQVVTVISRKQIEEQLSITSDSSQVLSNLLPAYAPNTQKLNNSSQTFRGRSVLYMIDGVPQSNPIREGSRSAHTIDLSMVERIEVIHGATAVHGLGATGGIINFITKSTRSNSLKQHVDVQMTTPTDKVSSDTLAYKIGYQAEGSQGNFDYLVGLTNEVQGMYLDADGNYVGSATVRGDIMDSKSHDIFVKLGYWLTDEKRLELEVNKYEMKGRMNFTGVDGDRENGVATSSIKGTPPNGVAPYNDVQTTSLFYTDSDLDGMEFKAQVFHQDFEGRYGATNSGSFQDTSIAPSGTLYDQSQNQSEKIGAKFSLTKDDLLDHDLSITTGLDLLQDTTSQTLVLTNRVYVPETEYTNYAPFIQFEYKPIERLVLQAGARYEHAKLNVDTYQTVAANNSVTVDGGTPSFDETVYNAGAVFKITPIVSVFANYSQGFGMPDVGRVLRGVKTTDQDVDTLIDLSPIMTDNYEVGLRVNRHPYDFELSYYESDSDLGSRIVEVNDLYVVKREKKEIQGAEASLGFQLNKEHKLQASYSYIQGKSDTDDDGKVDTKLTGADIPPNRLVASWNAHWNEKLSSLLQVSHAFSRSFDDDELKFDSYTLVDASVGYKLPVGKMSVAVANLFNEDYFTYYSQAAYANDSFYFKGRGRTVTLAYGLDF; from the coding sequence ATGTCACCGCGAATCAACTATACAGCCACATTTTTACTACCTTTCACTTTGGGCACCTCCCAAATAGCCTTTGCAGATGTTAATACTAATTCAGTGGACTTAGACCCGCTGATTATTCAAACAAGTCGAACCAATACCAAACAAGAAGACAGCCCTCAGGTCGTGACCGTCATCTCTCGCAAACAAATAGAAGAGCAACTGTCTATTACCAGCGACAGTTCTCAGGTGTTGTCCAATCTTTTACCAGCGTATGCTCCGAATACTCAAAAGCTTAATAATAGTAGTCAGACGTTTCGTGGACGTTCTGTTTTATACATGATTGATGGCGTGCCACAGTCCAACCCCATTCGAGAAGGCAGTCGATCTGCTCATACCATTGACCTTTCTATGGTGGAACGCATCGAAGTCATCCATGGAGCCACTGCGGTTCATGGCTTAGGGGCAACTGGCGGTATTATTAACTTCATCACCAAATCAACACGTTCAAACTCATTGAAACAACACGTCGATGTTCAAATGACGACGCCAACGGATAAAGTAAGCAGTGACACTCTTGCTTATAAAATTGGTTATCAAGCAGAAGGTTCACAAGGCAATTTCGATTACCTTGTTGGTTTAACCAACGAAGTGCAAGGCATGTATCTCGATGCTGACGGCAACTATGTTGGTTCAGCAACGGTTCGTGGCGACATAATGGATTCAAAAAGCCATGATATTTTCGTCAAGCTTGGCTATTGGCTTACCGATGAAAAAAGACTGGAACTTGAAGTAAACAAGTACGAAATGAAAGGACGCATGAACTTTACTGGAGTCGATGGTGACAGGGAAAATGGTGTCGCAACCAGCTCCATAAAAGGCACGCCACCAAACGGTGTAGCCCCTTATAACGATGTACAAACCACTAGCCTTTTCTACACCGACAGCGACCTTGATGGTATGGAATTTAAGGCGCAGGTTTTTCATCAAGATTTTGAAGGTCGTTATGGCGCAACAAATTCCGGAAGCTTTCAAGATACTAGCATTGCACCAAGTGGCACGCTTTACGATCAAAGCCAAAACCAATCTGAAAAAATTGGCGCTAAATTCAGCCTCACAAAAGATGACCTTCTCGATCATGATTTGAGCATTACGACAGGGTTAGACTTACTTCAAGATACCACTAGCCAAACATTGGTATTAACGAATCGTGTTTACGTGCCAGAAACGGAATACACCAACTACGCCCCATTTATTCAGTTTGAATATAAGCCAATTGAACGCTTAGTTCTGCAAGCAGGTGCTCGTTATGAACATGCAAAATTAAATGTCGATACTTATCAGACAGTGGCCGCTAATAACAGTGTAACAGTAGATGGCGGCACTCCGAGCTTTGACGAGACAGTTTACAATGCGGGTGCCGTTTTCAAAATTACGCCTATTGTTAGTGTGTTTGCCAACTATTCACAGGGCTTTGGTATGCCTGATGTTGGCCGCGTACTTCGCGGCGTTAAAACCACCGATCAAGATGTTGATACACTGATAGATCTATCTCCTATCATGACCGATAACTATGAAGTGGGCTTACGTGTAAACCGCCATCCATACGATTTTGAATTAAGTTATTACGAATCTGATTCGGACCTCGGTAGCCGTATTGTTGAGGTTAATGACCTCTACGTTGTTAAACGCGAGAAGAAAGAGATTCAAGGTGCAGAAGCCTCTTTAGGGTTTCAGCTAAACAAAGAGCACAAATTACAAGCCAGCTATTCATACATTCAAGGTAAGTCAGATACCGATGATGACGGAAAAGTCGATACCAAACTGACTGGAGCGGATATTCCGCCTAACCGCTTAGTGGCATCGTGGAACGCACATTGGAATGAGAAGCTGTCTTCTTTATTACAAGTCAGCCATGCCTTCAGTCGCAGTTTTGATGATGACGAACTAAAGTTTGATAGTTACACTCTAGTCGACGCATCCGTTGGTTATAAACTTCCAGTTGGTAAAATGAGTGTCGCAGTAGCTAACCTATTTAACGAAGACTACTTCACCTATTATTCTCAGGCAGCCTACGCTAACGACAGTTTCTACTTCAAAGGCCGAGGTCGTACTGTGACACTTGCTTATGGTTTAGATTTCTAA
- a CDS encoding type II toxin-antitoxin system HipA family toxin, with amino-acid sequence MSADTESIVFPHSIDKLTVCAEGHELGLLTNASRHHYQPSQTERFVSLTMTKPSLDGYSSGTLHPIFSQNLPEGFNRRFIAEKLARYARVDDMYLLALQGENGIGRLSYRSELALPELEPVGLDDILQYQGKQPLFPQLLEKYYLRNSLAGVQPKVSIPNASLSTGRTLQQKDLIVKSFDAEFTLLTVNEFVCMEAARFCGLAPPNTYLSENLDTFVVERFDKPNGESLGYEDFTTLLRKPNSPDAKYNGSYEALLKATFMYTNSLDEVRKMYRYIVFNCLIGNGDAHLKNFALQYTPDMTRIFVAPPFDITHTVMYQTIDDKMALKLAKSHVFPDYKTLLGLADSALFRIRDAKDIIDSTAQGILEYLAISNEVALLAGLKDSIEKSVAIGMNRQAISVDFRHDKKRKFE; translated from the coding sequence ATGTCCGCTGACACTGAGTCTATTGTTTTCCCCCATAGCATCGACAAACTCACGGTTTGCGCGGAAGGTCACGAGCTTGGTTTGCTGACCAATGCGTCTAGGCATCATTATCAACCTAGTCAAACAGAGCGTTTTGTTTCTCTGACTATGACCAAGCCAAGTTTGGACGGCTATTCTTCTGGTACCTTGCATCCTATTTTTTCTCAAAATCTTCCCGAAGGATTTAATCGCCGTTTCATTGCGGAAAAGCTGGCGCGTTATGCTCGGGTTGACGATATGTATTTGTTAGCGCTGCAAGGCGAGAATGGCATTGGTCGCTTGTCTTATCGTAGCGAGTTGGCGTTGCCCGAGCTGGAACCAGTAGGTTTGGATGATATTTTGCAGTATCAGGGAAAGCAGCCTTTGTTTCCGCAGTTATTGGAAAAATATTATCTACGCAATAGTTTGGCCGGTGTGCAGCCTAAGGTGAGTATTCCGAACGCCAGCTTATCGACGGGGCGAACCTTACAGCAGAAAGATCTGATCGTTAAATCGTTTGATGCTGAGTTTACGCTGTTAACAGTGAATGAATTTGTTTGTATGGAAGCGGCAAGATTTTGTGGTTTGGCGCCGCCTAACACCTATTTGTCAGAAAACTTAGATACGTTTGTGGTTGAGCGTTTTGATAAACCCAATGGCGAGAGTTTGGGCTACGAAGATTTTACCACCTTGCTGAGAAAGCCCAACTCGCCAGACGCAAAATACAATGGCAGCTACGAAGCGCTGTTGAAAGCGACGTTTATGTACACTAATAGCCTTGATGAAGTACGTAAAATGTATCGCTATATTGTTTTTAATTGTCTTATTGGCAATGGTGACGCGCATCTGAAAAATTTTGCCCTGCAATACACACCAGACATGACGCGTATTTTTGTCGCGCCACCGTTTGATATCACTCATACGGTTATGTATCAGACCATTGACGATAAAATGGCGTTAAAGCTGGCAAAGAGTCATGTTTTTCCTGATTATAAAACCTTGCTGGGGTTGGCTGATTCGGCTTTGTTTCGAATTCGCGATGCCAAAGACATTATTGATAGCACGGCCCAAGGCATTTTAGAGTATCTGGCTATTTCTAACGAAGTGGCTTTGTTGGCCGGTTTGAAAGACTCTATTGAAAAATCGGTGGCGATAGGCATGAATCGACAAGCGATAAGTGTAGATTTCCGACACGATAAAAAACGTAAGTTTGAATAA
- a CDS encoding IucA/IucC family C-terminal-domain containing protein encodes MVERDSELVLLPEEWKVLAAFGLKSYQQNEPLSIDSSKLLDTALCLETLQKIMPELGAENLKVTASLVMKRMAFLTLAPVLYAMSGFDKGLNGSLANCVFEYPLENRLWLSKMPLKNASVTSWSDNRNRWREAVLNQVFAGNLTLLVEQFYALTKVSKRILWENIAVRVFSIYEQRILVSVSEEMESKAQADYAYLLDKSTTELFGLNENPLTVFYRDKQLTTLSENPIRVRRTCCFYYQATEPPVYCGSCPLPLKKPNSSRKK; translated from the coding sequence ATGGTTGAGCGAGATAGTGAGCTAGTACTTCTGCCTGAAGAATGGAAGGTGTTAGCGGCATTTGGACTTAAGTCTTACCAACAGAATGAGCCACTTTCCATCGATTCGAGCAAGCTGTTGGATACAGCATTGTGCTTAGAAACACTTCAAAAAATCATGCCAGAACTTGGCGCAGAAAACCTTAAAGTCACGGCATCGTTAGTGATGAAACGCATGGCTTTTCTGACGCTAGCGCCAGTACTTTATGCCATGTCTGGTTTTGATAAAGGATTGAACGGTTCATTAGCTAACTGTGTTTTTGAATACCCGTTAGAAAATAGATTGTGGTTATCAAAAATGCCGTTAAAGAATGCGTCTGTTACAAGCTGGTCTGATAATCGAAATCGTTGGCGAGAAGCAGTGCTAAACCAAGTGTTTGCAGGAAATTTAACGTTATTGGTGGAGCAATTCTACGCTTTAACAAAAGTGTCGAAACGCATTCTTTGGGAAAACATTGCTGTGCGTGTGTTTAGTATTTATGAGCAACGTATATTAGTGAGTGTTTCTGAGGAAATGGAGTCAAAAGCTCAAGCGGATTATGCATACCTGCTTGATAAGAGTACGACGGAATTGTTCGGTTTAAACGAAAATCCACTGACGGTTTTTTATCGAGATAAGCAGTTAACTACCTTATCAGAAAATCCTATTCGAGTTCGACGTACCTGTTGTTTTTACTATCAAGCCACTGAGCCGCCAGTGTATTGCGGATCCTGTCCTTTGCCTCTAAAGAAACCTAACTCTTCTCGAAAAAAATAA
- a CDS encoding IucA/IucC family C-terminal-domain containing protein, with protein MPPEATLFDDAPRHLSAMIRTYPNSLLKNPDIRIMPMAALGTPLHDSKDHFFDEWLSYRNLSQTKESVLMLFKELASCFFDVNLRMFRIGMLGEAHGQNAVFVWNKGQAHGLLLRDHDSLRIYVPWLEAHGMTAPNYCIKPGHANTLYHDRPEDLLFWLQTLAIQVNMRSIIDTLSLTYNIKNNELWQVMGSEIQQLIKHIEFSDDTRKMLIHELFECESWPQKHLLSPMIDRAGGPGSMPFGKGTVVNPFRQSS; from the coding sequence ATGCCACCAGAGGCAACCTTGTTTGATGACGCACCACGGCATTTATCGGCGATGATCCGCACCTACCCTAACTCGCTATTAAAAAATCCAGACATTCGCATTATGCCAATGGCGGCATTGGGAACACCACTTCACGACTCCAAAGATCATTTCTTTGATGAATGGTTATCCTATCGAAACCTTAGCCAAACAAAAGAATCAGTTCTCATGCTTTTCAAAGAACTGGCCTCTTGTTTCTTTGATGTGAACCTACGTATGTTCCGAATAGGAATGCTTGGAGAAGCACACGGACAAAATGCTGTTTTCGTATGGAACAAAGGGCAAGCACACGGTCTACTACTTCGCGATCATGATTCTTTAAGAATCTATGTGCCATGGTTAGAAGCTCATGGGATGACGGCCCCCAATTATTGTATCAAGCCTGGGCATGCCAATACTCTCTATCATGACCGACCAGAAGACCTATTATTTTGGCTACAAACACTCGCTATTCAAGTCAATATGCGCTCGATTATCGACACCTTGAGCCTCACATATAATATTAAAAATAACGAACTTTGGCAGGTGATGGGCTCTGAAATTCAACAGCTTATCAAACACATCGAATTTTCTGATGACACTCGAAAGATGCTAATTCATGAGCTATTTGAATGTGAAAGTTGGCCACAAAAACACCTTTTATCTCCCATGATAGATCGCGCAGGTGGACCTGGCAGTATGCCTTTTGGTAAAGGAACCGTCGTTAATCCATTTAGACAATCTTCCTAA
- a CDS encoding type I restriction endonuclease subunit R produces MIDWQTPANNEYHFTEELTVENTHGTGKCIPDIVCFVNGLPWVVIEAKRPVSSQKGKAKAGKSSVLEGVSQSIRNQAQDQIPHLFAYSQLLLSINGDDGLYGTCGTKDKFWAKWKEEEITEVTFSRLKNTPLSPAKLDALFDHRPSKTRETYLALIAGGDLLVTDQDRLLVSLLRHDRLLEMTRLFSLFDKKNGRIVARYQQVFGIKALVERITTFDDGVEEGGVVNAKRQGARNGGVIWHTTGSGKSFTMVFLSKALIWLPELAKCRVIVVTDRVDLENQLSQTFMSGGALSTKDQSKAMATNGARLAQQIGRGNERIIFSIINKFGTAVALPECYNDSPDIIVLVDEGHRSQNGENNIRMRQTLPKAAFVAFTGTPLLQDDKTENKFGKIIHSYTMQQAVEDKTVTPLLYEERKAELSPNDKAIDAWFDRITDTLTDKQRADLKRKFAQQGQIYQTHGRLELIAHDISDHFQNFKHRGLKGQLACDSKASAIRYKVLLDEIGKVTSVVAMSAPDTREGHCEVDKESTDIVQNWWKNNVVNQDEKTYTKQIIKAFSEDDGPDIMIVVDKLLTGFDEPKNTVLYIDKPLKQHSLIQAIARVNRLYKDKDFGYLIDYRGVLTELDTTIEKYQDLAKRTQAGFDIDDLKGLYSAMETEYKKLPSLYATLWSFFDSVQNKSDLTALGLALAVKIENIDGQLTDVNLKKRDDFYAALSAFARCMKVALQSAGYFEDERFDDKRALYKQTLKNMTDLRQKVRAAAEETIDYDQYEEDIRALLDKHIGGVEIRESKGAYWVGDLGNNSQPVPMTGAEARNKKDAITGRMTRQIEQELADDPYAQEYFSKLLKEAIEKASAMFDAPIKQYMLFADLEEQLKERNVAGIPLEKIRQLDSYVRGNVQIYYGLMLGLFADADPNALPFNEDKGIEYALKIDQVVHKAVAEYSINPHEMENQIRLGLLPVLYQELGMQKTESLITDVTQNNRLRRSSH; encoded by the coding sequence ATGATCGATTGGCAAACGCCCGCCAACAACGAATACCATTTTACCGAAGAGCTGACAGTGGAAAACACCCATGGCACGGGCAAATGTATCCCCGATATTGTGTGTTTTGTGAATGGCTTGCCTTGGGTGGTGATCGAGGCGAAGCGTCCAGTGTCCAGCCAAAAAGGGAAAGCTAAGGCTGGGAAATCCTCGGTGCTGGAAGGCGTCTCGCAAAGCATTCGTAACCAAGCTCAAGATCAAATTCCGCATTTGTTTGCCTACAGCCAGTTGTTGTTATCGATTAATGGCGATGATGGTTTGTACGGCACCTGTGGCACGAAAGACAAGTTCTGGGCGAAGTGGAAAGAAGAAGAGATCACTGAGGTGACATTTTCACGCCTGAAGAACACGCCGCTTTCGCCAGCCAAGCTAGATGCCTTGTTCGATCATCGACCGAGCAAAACGCGAGAAACCTATCTTGCTTTGATCGCGGGTGGGGATTTGTTGGTAACGGATCAGGATCGTCTTTTGGTGTCTTTGTTGCGCCATGACAGATTGCTGGAAATGACGCGTTTGTTTAGCTTGTTCGACAAAAAGAACGGGCGCATTGTGGCGCGTTATCAGCAAGTGTTTGGTATTAAAGCCTTGGTAGAACGCATCACCACCTTTGATGATGGCGTGGAAGAGGGTGGCGTTGTTAATGCGAAACGCCAAGGCGCTCGTAACGGCGGCGTGATCTGGCATACCACGGGCTCTGGCAAATCCTTTACCATGGTGTTTCTCTCCAAGGCGTTGATCTGGTTGCCTGAGCTGGCGAAGTGTCGGGTGATTGTGGTGACTGACCGGGTGGATTTGGAAAATCAGTTATCGCAAACCTTTATGTCAGGCGGGGCTTTGTCGACGAAAGATCAGTCCAAGGCGATGGCGACCAATGGCGCGCGCCTTGCTCAGCAAATTGGCAGGGGCAACGAGCGGATTATCTTTTCTATTATTAATAAATTTGGCACCGCGGTGGCGTTGCCGGAATGCTATAACGACAGCCCAGATATCATCGTGCTGGTGGACGAAGGACACCGCAGCCAGAATGGCGAAAACAATATTCGCATGCGCCAAACCTTGCCCAAAGCGGCGTTTGTGGCCTTTACCGGTACGCCTTTGTTGCAAGACGATAAAACTGAAAACAAGTTCGGCAAGATTATTCATTCCTACACCATGCAACAAGCGGTGGAAGACAAAACGGTTACGCCGTTGTTGTACGAAGAACGCAAAGCAGAACTCAGCCCCAATGACAAAGCCATTGACGCTTGGTTTGATCGCATTACCGATACGCTGACCGACAAACAACGCGCGGACTTAAAACGTAAGTTTGCTCAGCAAGGGCAGATTTATCAAACTCACGGTCGCTTAGAATTGATCGCTCATGATATTTCGGACCATTTTCAAAACTTCAAACATCGTGGTTTAAAAGGGCAATTGGCATGTGATTCCAAAGCCTCGGCAATTCGCTATAAAGTGTTGTTGGATGAGATTGGTAAAGTGACTTCTGTGGTGGCGATGTCGGCGCCAGACACGCGAGAAGGCCATTGTGAAGTCGATAAAGAAAGTACGGACATCGTACAAAACTGGTGGAAAAACAACGTCGTTAATCAGGACGAGAAAACCTACACCAAGCAGATTATTAAAGCGTTTTCTGAGGACGACGGCCCAGACATTATGATCGTGGTGGATAAGCTGCTGACGGGCTTTGATGAGCCGAAAAATACGGTTTTGTACATTGATAAACCGTTGAAACAACATAGCTTGATTCAAGCGATTGCGCGAGTGAATCGCTTATACAAAGACAAAGATTTTGGCTATTTGATCGATTATCGTGGAGTGTTGACAGAATTAGACACCACAATTGAGAAGTATCAGGATCTTGCTAAGCGCACGCAAGCGGGCTTTGATATTGACGATCTCAAGGGCTTGTACAGCGCCATGGAGACCGAGTACAAAAAACTGCCGAGCTTGTACGCGACCTTGTGGTCATTTTTTGATTCGGTTCAGAATAAGAGTGACCTCACTGCATTAGGCCTGGCGTTGGCGGTTAAAATCGAAAATATTGATGGTCAGCTAACCGATGTGAATTTAAAAAAACGTGATGATTTTTATGCGGCCTTGTCGGCGTTTGCTCGTTGCATGAAGGTGGCGTTGCAATCGGCGGGGTATTTTGAGGATGAACGCTTTGATGACAAACGGGCGCTGTATAAGCAAACCCTGAAAAACATGACGGACTTACGTCAGAAAGTACGTGCAGCGGCAGAAGAAACCATCGATTACGATCAATACGAAGAGGACATTCGAGCCTTGCTGGATAAGCATATTGGCGGAGTAGAAATTCGTGAATCAAAAGGCGCGTATTGGGTCGGGGATTTGGGTAACAATAGCCAACCTGTACCGATGACAGGCGCCGAAGCACGTAATAAAAAAGACGCCATTACTGGGCGCATGACCCGACAAATAGAGCAAGAGCTGGCGGATGATCCTTACGCTCAGGAATATTTCTCCAAGCTGTTAAAAGAGGCCATCGAAAAGGCCAGCGCCATGTTTGATGCGCCGATTAAGCAATATATGCTGTTTGCGGATTTAGAAGAGCAGCTAAAAGAACGTAATGTGGCGGGGATTCCGCTAGAGAAAATCCGCCAGCTCGATTCGTATGTGCGTGGCAATGTGCAAATTTACTATGGTTTGATGCTGGGTTTGTTTGCTGATGCCGATCCAAATGCGTTGCCGTTTAACGAAGATAAAGGCATTGAATATGCGTTAAAGATAGATCAAGTAGTGCATAAAGCCGTAGCGGAATATTCGATTAACCCTCATGAGATGGAAAACCAAATTCGACTTGGTCTGCTGCCTGTTTTGTATCAGGAATTAGGTATGCAAAAAACCGAAAGTTTGATCACGGATGTGACACAAAACAATCGCCTTAGACGTTCGTCTCATTAA
- a CDS encoding ABC transporter ATP-binding protein: MSLSENKPLECVALSLGYEQKIIVEALDLVIEPNRISVLVGGNGCGKSTLLKSFARLLKPLTGQVLLNGADIHSLSGKDVARKLAILPQGPLAPEGLTVEQLVRQGRYPHQNWLQSWTKDDERLVHKALQDTNMTEFADRSVDALSGGQRQRAWIAMALAQDTDILLLDEPTTYLDLTHQIEILDLLFELNATQKTTILMVLHDLNLAARYAHKMIVIKDGTVFCQGAPETILDHDMVKAVFDMECYISTDPLFGTPMCIPYGKGRKLDFQAVKHG, from the coding sequence ATGAGTCTGTCTGAAAATAAGCCATTAGAGTGTGTTGCTCTGTCGCTCGGGTATGAACAAAAAATCATTGTAGAAGCGTTAGACTTAGTCATTGAGCCAAATAGAATATCGGTGCTGGTGGGCGGTAATGGTTGTGGTAAGTCTACTTTGCTGAAATCGTTTGCTCGTTTGTTGAAACCGTTGACTGGACAGGTTCTGCTGAATGGCGCAGATATTCATTCCTTGTCTGGAAAGGATGTCGCTCGCAAGCTTGCTATTTTACCTCAAGGACCTTTAGCACCAGAAGGGTTAACAGTTGAACAATTGGTTCGACAAGGCCGTTACCCACATCAGAACTGGTTACAGAGCTGGACAAAGGACGACGAACGATTAGTGCATAAAGCCTTGCAAGACACCAATATGACTGAGTTTGCTGATCGTTCCGTAGATGCTTTATCGGGTGGTCAGAGGCAACGAGCTTGGATTGCCATGGCCTTAGCACAAGACACCGATATTTTATTATTAGACGAGCCAACGACCTATTTAGATTTGACCCATCAAATCGAAATCTTAGATTTGTTATTTGAGCTGAATGCGACTCAGAAAACGACCATTTTGATGGTGTTGCATGATTTGAATCTTGCTGCTCGGTATGCTCATAAAATGATTGTTATTAAAGACGGCACTGTATTTTGCCAAGGCGCACCAGAAACAATATTAGATCATGATATGGTAAAAGCCGTGTTTGATATGGAGTGTTATATTAGCACTGATCCCCTATTTGGCACGCCAATGTGTATCCCTTATGGAAAAGGGCGCAAGCTTGATTTTCAGGCCGTTAAACATGGTTGA
- a CDS encoding helix-turn-helix domain-containing protein: MANREQIGEQICAARKALKKTQKQIAEQTGVNKSTLSLIENGRFTGSLDILERYLDAVGLTLEVTPKKHQLPQWDEIESLFAEDD, from the coding sequence ATGGCAAATCGAGAGCAGATCGGCGAGCAAATTTGCGCAGCCCGCAAAGCGCTGAAAAAAACGCAAAAGCAAATAGCAGAACAAACAGGCGTGAATAAATCGACTTTGTCCTTGATTGAAAACGGCCGTTTCACTGGCTCGTTAGATATTCTCGAACGCTACCTAGACGCGGTCGGCTTAACCTTAGAAGTCACCCCCAAAAAACACCAATTACCCCAATGGGACGAGATAGAATCCTTGTTTGCGGAGGATGACTGA